In Halogeometricum sp. S1BR25-6, a single genomic region encodes these proteins:
- a CDS encoding acetylglutamate/acetylaminoadipate kinase, with product MTHYTRDELRAMHDELADNETLRADGGTVPADEPPVVVKVGGARAVDPAGAVQDVAHLVANGRDVVVVHGGSTAVDDTLEELGEEPTYVETPSGVVGRFTDERTMEVFSMVMPGKLNTDLVTTLQGAGVNALGLSGVDGALLTGPRKSAVRVVEDGKKKIKRGDHSGKITGVNASLLETLLGDDYVPVVTVPMLADDGAAVNADADRAAAAVAGALGAELVVLTDVTGVYEDPDDEATLIGSVRTPAEFEALESAAEGFMTKKVMAAKEALTGGASKVIVADANVNDPVVEALRGGGTHVDAAAVAEEVDA from the coding sequence ATGACCCACTACACACGCGACGAACTGCGCGCGATGCACGACGAACTGGCCGACAACGAGACGCTCCGCGCCGACGGCGGCACCGTTCCGGCGGACGAACCGCCGGTGGTCGTCAAAGTCGGCGGCGCGCGAGCGGTGGACCCGGCCGGCGCCGTGCAGGACGTCGCGCACCTCGTCGCCAACGGCCGCGACGTGGTCGTCGTCCACGGCGGGTCGACGGCGGTGGACGACACCCTCGAAGAACTCGGCGAGGAACCCACCTACGTCGAGACGCCCTCGGGCGTCGTCGGCCGGTTCACCGACGAGCGCACCATGGAGGTGTTCTCGATGGTGATGCCCGGCAAACTCAACACCGACCTCGTGACGACGCTGCAGGGGGCGGGCGTAAACGCCCTCGGCCTCTCCGGCGTCGACGGTGCCCTACTCACCGGTCCCCGGAAGTCGGCCGTGCGGGTCGTCGAAGACGGGAAAAAGAAGATCAAGCGCGGCGACCACTCCGGGAAGATAACCGGCGTGAACGCCTCGCTGTTGGAGACGCTGCTCGGCGACGACTACGTACCCGTGGTCACCGTCCCCATGCTTGCGGACGACGGCGCGGCGGTCAACGCCGACGCGGACCGCGCGGCGGCGGCCGTCGCGGGCGCCCTCGGCGCCGAACTCGTCGTCCTCACGGACGTGACGGGCGTCTACGAGGACCCCGACGACGAGGCGACGCTCATCGGGTCGGTTCGGACGCCCGCGGAGTTCGAGGCGCTCGAATCGGCGGCTGAAGGCTTCATGACGAAGAAGGTCATGGCGGCGAAGGAGGCGCTGACCGGCGGCGCGTCGAAGGTCATCGTCGCGGACGCGAACGTGAACGACCCCGTCGTGGAGGCGCTTCGCGGGGGCGGCACGCACGTCGACGCCGCCGCCGTCGCGGAGGAGGTGGACGCATGA
- the argC gene encoding N-acetyl-gamma-glutamyl-phosphate reductase → MSGEHATDTTEAEYTASVVGGSGFTGGELLRLLYQHPEFDVVQATSRSKERKTVGHVHPNLREMDLRFTSPEDLESVDALFAATPHGVSMEQIDEFQEAADTVVDLSADFRLDTEEQYDEWYDGHVCPEYLEKAEYALPEINRENLPGADLIASGGCNATATILGLKPMFDAGILEGDEQVVVDVKVGSSEGGAGGGDASSHPERSGIVRPYAPIGHRHEAEIEQFLGVSVSFTVHAVDMVRGASATCHVFPESPVSKGDLWKAYRGSYADEPFVRTVAGGGGVYRYPEPKSVAGTNMAEVGFELDPSNRRVVVFSAIDNMMKGSAGQAVHAANVALGVEETAGLEFAGLHPVGSP, encoded by the coding sequence ATGAGCGGGGAGCACGCGACGGATACGACCGAGGCCGAGTACACCGCAAGCGTCGTCGGCGGCAGCGGCTTCACCGGCGGGGAACTGCTCCGCCTCCTCTACCAGCACCCCGAGTTCGACGTGGTGCAGGCGACGAGTCGCTCGAAGGAGCGCAAGACCGTCGGTCACGTCCATCCGAACCTGCGCGAGATGGACCTGCGGTTCACCTCCCCCGAGGACCTCGAATCCGTGGACGCGCTGTTCGCCGCGACGCCGCACGGCGTCTCGATGGAGCAGATAGACGAGTTTCAGGAGGCTGCCGACACGGTGGTCGACCTCTCGGCCGATTTCAGACTCGATACGGAGGAGCAGTACGACGAGTGGTACGACGGGCACGTCTGCCCCGAATACCTGGAGAAGGCGGAGTACGCCCTCCCCGAGATAAACCGCGAGAACCTCCCCGGCGCCGACCTCATCGCCTCCGGTGGCTGTAACGCGACGGCGACGATTCTCGGCCTCAAGCCGATGTTCGACGCCGGCATCTTGGAGGGAGACGAGCAGGTGGTCGTCGACGTGAAAGTCGGCTCCTCGGAGGGTGGCGCCGGCGGCGGCGACGCCTCCAGCCACCCCGAACGTTCGGGCATCGTCCGCCCGTACGCACCCATCGGCCACCGTCACGAGGCCGAGATAGAGCAGTTCCTCGGCGTCTCCGTCTCTTTCACCGTCCACGCCGTGGACATGGTCCGCGGCGCCAGCGCGACCTGTCACGTCTTTCCCGAGTCGCCCGTCTCGAAGGGCGACCTCTGGAAGGCGTATCGGGGGAGCTACGCCGACGAACCGTTCGTCCGCACCGTCGCGGGCGGCGGCGGCGTCTACCGCTACCCCGAACCGAAGTCCGTGGCCGGGACCAACATGGCGGAGGTCGGTTTCGAACTCGACCCCTCGAACCGCCGGGTGGTCGTCTTCTCGGCCATCGACAACATGATGAAAGGCTCCGCCGGGCAGGCGGTCCACGCCGCGAACGTCGCCCTCGGAGTCGAGGAGACGGCCGGTCTGGAGTTCGCCGGCCTGCACCCGGTCGGGTCGCCCTGA
- the lysX gene encoding lysine biosynthesis protein LysX, giving the protein MNVGLLYSRIRRDEKLLLSELRERGHEVTKIDVRKEQFSIAEPPAVLDEVDVALDRCLATSRSLYVTQFLESYDIPVVNSAETADVCADKVKNSLALQQAGVPTPNTEVSFTTDSAMETIERFGYPCVLKPVVGSWGRLMAKIDSESAAEAILEHKSTLGNYEHKVFYVQEFVEKPGRDIRVLAVDGEPVAAMTRSSDHWLTNAAKGGEVEAFELDDRALELVEKASDAVGGGLLGVDLMETGDDYTVHEVNHTVEFKALNDAVDVDVPALVVDWLEAKVQDEAGFAEATA; this is encoded by the coding sequence ATGAACGTTGGACTGCTCTACTCCCGGATACGCAGGGACGAGAAGCTCCTCCTCTCGGAGCTTCGCGAGCGCGGGCACGAGGTGACGAAGATAGACGTCCGGAAAGAGCAGTTCAGCATCGCGGAACCGCCGGCGGTACTCGACGAGGTGGACGTCGCCCTCGACCGCTGTCTGGCGACGAGCCGCAGTCTGTACGTCACGCAGTTCCTCGAGAGCTACGACATCCCCGTCGTGAACTCGGCGGAGACGGCGGACGTCTGCGCCGACAAGGTGAAAAACAGCCTCGCCCTGCAGCAGGCGGGCGTCCCCACGCCGAACACGGAGGTGTCGTTCACCACCGACAGCGCGATGGAGACCATCGAGCGGTTCGGCTACCCCTGCGTGCTGAAGCCCGTCGTCGGGTCGTGGGGCCGGCTGATGGCGAAGATAGACTCCGAGTCGGCCGCAGAAGCCATCCTCGAACACAAATCCACGCTCGGCAATTACGAGCACAAGGTGTTCTACGTGCAGGAGTTCGTCGAGAAACCCGGCCGCGACATCCGCGTGCTCGCCGTCGACGGCGAACCCGTCGCGGCGATGACGCGCTCGTCGGACCACTGGCTCACGAACGCCGCGAAGGGCGGCGAGGTCGAGGCGTTCGAACTCGACGACCGCGCGCTGGAACTGGTCGAGAAGGCCTCCGACGCCGTCGGCGGCGGCCTGCTGGGCGTGGACCTCATGGAAACGGGCGACGACTACACGGTCCACGAGGTCAACCACACCGTCGAGTTCAAGGCGCTGAACGACGCCGTTGACGTGGACGTGCCCGCCCTCGTCGTCGACTGGTTGGAAGCGAAGGTACAGGACGAAGCCGGCTTCGCAGAGGCGACCGCATGA
- the lysW gene encoding lysine biosynthesis protein LysW — MADTITAEDPVTGEEIEIPADVEVGEIVDSPATGAELEVVSVDPVTLEEAPELEEDWGE; from the coding sequence ATGGCAGACACCATTACCGCGGAAGACCCGGTGACGGGCGAAGAGATAGAGATCCCCGCCGACGTCGAAGTCGGCGAAATCGTGGACAGCCCCGCGACCGGCGCGGAACTGGAAGTCGTCTCCGTCGACCCCGTGACACTGGAGGAGGCGCCCGAACTCGAAGAGGACTGGGGCGAGTAA
- the argH gene encoding argininosuccinate lyase, producing the protein MSENHDGGENEGEGVVRRDRFSGGPARGFMSSLAADERIFAADLAVDRAHVVMLAERGIVEEATAGEILAALDEVETEGHAALPDGEDVHEAIETAVIERIGPDGGKMHTARSRNDEVATCIRYRLREDLFEAIEATLALRKSLVEAAEEEVETVMPGYTHLQPAQPTTVAHYLLSYEAAFARDTARLLDAYDRTNRSPLGAAAFAGTPFDIDRERTADLLGFDGVLRNSMDASSARDFLLESASALATHATALSGLAEDLVLFSNKGFVELSDDYSSTSSIMPQKVNPDTLELVRAVAGDAASGLSGLLTTLKGLPRAYNRDLQRATPHAWETVDIVSEATAVAAGAVSSAEWPAETLETAAGEGFSTATGVADALAMAGLPFRTAHEVVAAAAERADGTPDLATLDASAEDVLDASLFEYVSRSDVEQALDPVASVESRDSAGGPAPAAVAAQLEEASADLDTHRSALAERREALDAASERLAADVEVMTRD; encoded by the coding sequence ATGAGCGAGAATCACGACGGCGGCGAGAACGAGGGCGAGGGCGTCGTCCGCCGGGACCGCTTCAGCGGCGGCCCCGCCCGCGGGTTCATGTCGAGCCTCGCGGCCGACGAGCGCATCTTCGCCGCGGACCTCGCGGTGGACCGCGCGCACGTCGTGATGCTCGCCGAACGGGGTATCGTCGAAGAGGCGACGGCCGGCGAGATTCTCGCCGCCCTCGACGAAGTGGAAACGGAGGGCCACGCCGCCCTCCCCGACGGCGAGGACGTCCACGAAGCCATCGAGACGGCCGTCATCGAGCGAATCGGCCCCGACGGCGGGAAGATGCACACCGCCCGCAGCCGCAACGACGAGGTGGCGACCTGCATCCGCTACCGCCTGCGCGAGGATCTCTTCGAAGCAATCGAGGCCACCCTCGCCCTCCGCAAATCGCTGGTCGAGGCCGCCGAGGAGGAGGTGGAGACGGTGATGCCGGGCTACACGCACTTACAGCCCGCACAGCCGACGACCGTCGCGCACTACCTCCTCTCCTACGAGGCGGCGTTCGCCCGCGACACCGCGCGCCTCTTGGACGCTTACGACCGGACGAACCGGTCGCCGCTCGGCGCCGCCGCGTTCGCCGGGACGCCGTTCGATATAGATAGAGAGCGCACGGCCGACCTGCTCGGGTTCGACGGCGTCCTGCGGAACTCGATGGACGCCTCCTCGGCGCGCGACTTCCTGCTGGAATCCGCGTCGGCGCTGGCGACGCACGCGACGGCGCTGTCCGGTCTCGCGGAGGACCTCGTGCTCTTCTCGAACAAGGGGTTCGTGGAACTGTCCGACGACTACTCCTCGACCTCTTCGATCATGCCGCAGAAGGTCAACCCCGACACGCTCGAACTCGTCCGCGCCGTCGCGGGCGACGCGGCATCGGGTCTCTCGGGCCTCCTGACGACGCTGAAGGGCCTCCCGCGCGCGTACAACCGCGACCTCCAGCGCGCGACGCCGCACGCCTGGGAGACGGTCGATATCGTCTCCGAGGCGACGGCCGTCGCCGCCGGTGCGGTGTCGTCGGCCGAGTGGCCCGCTGAGACGCTCGAAACCGCCGCAGGCGAGGGATTCTCGACGGCGACGGGCGTTGCGGACGCCCTCGCGATGGCCGGCCTGCCGTTCCGCACGGCCCACGAAGTCGTCGCCGCCGCCGCCGAACGGGCGGACGGAACGCCGGACCTCGCAACACTTGACGCATCCGCGGAGGACGTATTAGATGCGTCCCTCTTCGAATACGTGAGCCGTAGTGACGTGGAGCAAGCGCTCGACCCGGTCGCCTCCGTCGAGAGCCGCGACTCCGCCGGCGGACCCGCCCCCGCGGCCGTCGCGGCCCAACTCGAGGAGGCGTCGGCGGACCTCGACACCCACCGGTCGGCGCTCGCCGAGCGTCGGGAGGCGCTCGACGCCGCGTCCGAGCGACTCGCGGCGGACGTAGAGGTGATGACCCGTGACTGA
- a CDS encoding argininosuccinate synthase has protein sequence MTSVALAFSGGLDTTVCVSLLQEEYGYDEVVGVTVDVGQPESEFEEAKQTADAHGLDIHVVDAKDEFADLCFDSVRANATYQGYPLGTALARPVIAQAILEVAQEEGCDALAHGCTGKGNDQLRFEAIWRSSDLEVVAPVREMGLTREWEKQYADEHDLPVQAGNDGVWSIDTNLWSRSIEGGQLEDPSYIPPEDIYEWTEAPTGETGTVEIEFENGYPVAVDGEEMDPADLIEHVNDLAGQYGVGRTDMMEDRMLGLKVRENYEHPAATTLLTAHEGLEQLVLTKEERDFKAQIDQQWANKGYQGLIDAPFVKALEGFIAETQTRVTGTVTIKFDGGRARPVARESEFAVYSEEAASFNTKTVGGITQEDATGVAKYHGFQSRLANAAIENASKDKPELASDGGSDADASEDEDE, from the coding sequence ATGACAAGCGTGGCACTCGCGTTCAGCGGCGGACTGGACACGACGGTTTGCGTCTCACTGCTGCAGGAAGAGTACGGGTACGACGAAGTCGTCGGCGTCACCGTCGACGTCGGCCAGCCCGAATCGGAGTTCGAGGAGGCAAAGCAGACGGCGGACGCGCACGGACTGGACATCCACGTCGTCGACGCGAAAGACGAGTTCGCGGACCTCTGTTTCGACTCCGTTCGCGCGAACGCGACGTACCAGGGCTACCCCCTCGGGACGGCGCTGGCGCGTCCGGTCATCGCGCAGGCCATCCTCGAAGTCGCACAGGAAGAGGGCTGCGACGCCCTCGCGCACGGGTGCACCGGGAAGGGTAACGACCAACTCCGTTTCGAGGCCATCTGGCGCTCCTCCGACCTGGAGGTCGTCGCGCCCGTCCGCGAGATGGGCCTCACCCGCGAGTGGGAAAAGCAGTACGCCGACGAGCACGACCTGCCGGTGCAGGCCGGCAACGACGGCGTCTGGTCCATCGATACGAACCTCTGGAGTCGTTCCATCGAGGGCGGCCAACTGGAGGACCCGAGCTACATCCCGCCGGAGGACATCTACGAGTGGACCGAGGCGCCGACGGGCGAGACCGGAACGGTCGAAATCGAGTTCGAGAACGGCTACCCCGTCGCCGTCGACGGGGAGGAGATGGACCCGGCCGACCTCATCGAACACGTGAACGACCTCGCCGGCCAGTACGGCGTCGGTCGCACGGACATGATGGAAGACCGCATGCTCGGGCTGAAGGTGCGCGAGAACTACGAGCACCCGGCAGCGACGACGCTTCTGACCGCCCACGAGGGCCTCGAACAGCTCGTCTTGACGAAAGAAGAGCGCGACTTCAAAGCGCAGATAGACCAGCAGTGGGCCAACAAGGGCTACCAGGGTCTCATCGACGCGCCGTTCGTGAAGGCGCTCGAAGGCTTCATCGCGGAGACGCAGACGCGCGTGACGGGCACCGTCACCATCAAGTTCGACGGCGGCCGCGCCCGCCCCGTGGCCCGCGAGTCCGAGTTCGCCGTCTACTCCGAGGAGGCCGCCTCGTTCAACACGAAGACGGTCGGCGGAATCACGCAGGAGGACGCCACCGGCGTCGCGAAGTACCACGGCTTCCAGTCGCGTCTCGCCAACGCCGCGATAGAGAACGCCTCGAAGGACAAACCCGAACTCGCCAGCGACGGCGGGTCGGACGCGGACGCGAGCGAGGACGAGGACGAGTAG
- a CDS encoding cation:proton antiporter, which yields MAAALLELGHLFVVLAVTGAIALRLGLSVIPLYVVGGVLSGPFVAGRFGLPYVPNGEIVTLLAEVGIVLLLFFLGLEFSLDRLLESRTQITRAGVVDLVVNLPIGVAIGLVLGWSLVESLLLGGIVYISSSAIITKSLIDLGWIANPEAEPLLGTLVFEDLFIAVYLAVVTSLVLGGADAGTGSIVQSLAVAFGFLGLLLLAVQYGTSLFARLLGGAGQEAFVLRTLAVVVPISGAALALGVSEAVAAFFVGMGFATSGHREKIERRLSPIRDVFGAVFFFWIGVGTDPTLLAAAAVPLVLAVVLTTPAKVLSGYLGGRVYDLSERRSLRAGLGMVPRGEFSLVIAALAASGSTPVMREIIPAFAVGYVLLMSMLGTVLMGQSSVIERRVFRDGEERSEPTGG from the coding sequence ATGGCGGCGGCGCTCCTCGAACTCGGCCATCTGTTCGTCGTCCTCGCCGTCACCGGTGCCATCGCGCTTCGTCTCGGCCTGTCCGTCATCCCCCTGTACGTCGTCGGCGGCGTCCTCTCCGGCCCGTTCGTCGCCGGGCGATTCGGACTGCCGTACGTCCCGAACGGCGAGATAGTGACGCTGCTTGCGGAGGTGGGTATCGTCCTCCTCCTGTTTTTCCTCGGACTGGAGTTCAGCCTCGACCGACTACTGGAGTCGCGCACGCAGATAACGCGCGCCGGCGTCGTCGACCTCGTCGTGAACCTCCCGATAGGTGTCGCCATCGGTCTCGTCCTCGGGTGGTCGCTGGTGGAGTCGCTCCTCCTCGGCGGCATCGTCTACATCTCCTCCAGCGCAATCATCACGAAGTCGCTCATCGACCTCGGCTGGATCGCCAACCCGGAGGCCGAACCGCTGTTGGGGACGCTCGTCTTCGAGGACCTCTTCATCGCCGTCTACCTCGCGGTCGTCACCTCGCTGGTGCTCGGCGGCGCCGACGCCGGGACGGGGAGCATCGTCCAGTCGCTGGCGGTCGCGTTCGGCTTCCTGGGACTGCTCCTCTTGGCCGTCCAGTACGGGACGTCGCTGTTCGCTCGCCTCCTCGGCGGCGCCGGACAGGAGGCGTTCGTGCTGCGGACGCTGGCCGTCGTCGTCCCCATCTCGGGCGCGGCGCTTGCGCTCGGCGTGAGCGAGGCCGTCGCGGCGTTCTTCGTCGGGATGGGTTTCGCGACGAGCGGACACCGCGAGAAGATAGAGCGCCGCCTCAGCCCCATCCGCGACGTGTTCGGCGCCGTGTTCTTCTTCTGGATCGGCGTCGGAACCGACCCGACGCTGTTGGCCGCGGCGGCCGTCCCCCTCGTCCTCGCCGTCGTCCTCACGACGCCGGCGAAGGTGCTGTCGGGCTATCTCGGGGGCCGCGTCTACGACCTCTCGGAGCGTCGGTCGCTCCGGGCGGGTCTCGGGATGGTGCCGCGCGGGGAGTTCTCGCTCGTCATCGCGGCGCTCGCCGCGAGCGGGTCGACGCCCGTCATGCGGGAGATTATCCCCGCGTTCGCCGTCGGCTACGTCCTCCTGATGAGCATGCTCGGAACGGTTCTGATGGGTCAGTCCTCGGTCATCGAACGGCGCGTCTTCCGCGACGGGGAGGAGCGGAGCGAGCCGACGGGCGGATAA
- a CDS encoding cation:proton antiporter regulatory subunit, producing MTVYESDLPGVGKKHEVELGDGARLVIVTHNSGKREVFRRADADSDSEKLFELSDQLARQVGTLLEGAYFQPVQTDKIETLLGGDTMLEWVEVGEDSPVAGKTLADSDLRQATGASVIAIERGDRVIVSPGGDATLEAGDTLILIGPSEACRDVASMVRGD from the coding sequence GTGACTGTCTACGAGAGCGACCTTCCGGGTGTCGGAAAGAAGCACGAGGTCGAACTGGGCGACGGCGCCCGCCTCGTCATCGTGACGCACAACAGCGGAAAGCGAGAGGTGTTCCGCCGGGCGGACGCCGACAGCGACTCGGAGAAGCTATTCGAACTCTCCGACCAACTCGCCAGACAGGTCGGGACCCTGTTGGAGGGGGCGTACTTCCAACCCGTCCAGACTGACAAGATAGAGACGCTCCTCGGCGGCGACACGATGTTGGAGTGGGTCGAGGTCGGCGAGGACTCCCCCGTGGCGGGGAAGACGCTCGCCGATTCGGACCTCAGACAGGCGACCGGCGCGTCCGTCATCGCCATCGAACGCGGCGACCGAGTGATCGTCTCGCCCGGCGGTGACGCCACCCTCGAAGCCGGCGACACGCTGATTCTCATCGGACCGTCCGAGGCGTGCCGAGACGTGGCGTCGATGGTGCGCGGCGACTGA
- a CDS encoding dolichol kinase — protein sequence MPPRLSSLSKSEVKRRLVHVSGATVPLAYLFDVISWRQLTLLMLLLSAAVSVLEFLRLRAGLDWAIYDELTRSYEQTNLAGYALYMYSMTAVVLVFEPYVAVPGMLMLAVGDPVSGLLGRTREADEFKQLGTLAAMFLVCLAVSVPVLYPVAGAAGLVAAVAGSAGATVADGMKPVVRGYVIDDNASIPPAACVAMAAVLWVVGISAV from the coding sequence GTGCCCCCCCGCCTCTCCTCGCTCTCGAAGAGCGAGGTCAAGCGTCGCCTCGTCCACGTCAGCGGCGCAACCGTCCCGCTCGCCTACCTCTTCGACGTCATCTCGTGGCGGCAACTCACCCTCCTGATGCTCCTGCTGTCGGCCGCCGTCAGCGTCTTGGAATTCCTGCGCCTCCGCGCCGGCCTCGACTGGGCGATATACGACGAACTCACCCGGTCGTACGAGCAGACGAACCTCGCGGGCTACGCGCTGTACATGTACAGCATGACCGCCGTCGTCCTCGTCTTCGAACCGTACGTGGCGGTGCCGGGGATGTTGATGCTCGCCGTCGGCGACCCGGTGAGCGGACTGCTCGGGCGGACGCGCGAGGCGGACGAGTTCAAGCAACTCGGGACGCTGGCCGCGATGTTCCTGGTCTGTCTGGCCGTCAGCGTCCCCGTCCTCTACCCCGTCGCGGGCGCGGCCGGTCTCGTCGCCGCCGTCGCGGGGTCGGCGGGCGCGACGGTCGCCGACGGGATGAAACCGGTCGTCCGCGGCTACGTCATCGACGACAACGCCTCCATCCCGCCCGCGGCGTGCGTGGCGATGGCCGCCGTACTGTGGGTCGTCGGCATCTCGGCGGTGTGA
- the glyS gene encoding glycine--tRNA ligase codes for MAEDRTEGERLTELAKRRGYYFGSSDAYGGASGFYTYGPQGAALKSNVEDAWRDRFATQEGNMEIDAPTIMPEPVFEASGHLDGFDDMLVECAECGESHRADHLIEDNSEMEDAETLSLEEAAEEIASLELVCPNCGADLAGQSVTNFNLMFETNIGPGSSTPGYLRPETAQGIFVEFPRIKEYARNRLPFGVTQVGRAYRNEISPRKSIVRTREFTQAELEQFIDPERDEPDLSAVEDVELLLYPATEQEREDGDYVEKTVGDAVEEGVIGNAWLGYFLGIAQEWYERIGVDMDRFRFRQHLAGERAHYSSDCWDAESEVDGDWIEIAGFSYRSDYDLSKHGEHADDDFTVFRQYDEPETVERAVVDPDMSVLGPEFGGAAGDVKEALESLAERDPEAFEGESVTVEADGEEFAVPTDVANFAVEEQTISGEHITPHVVEPSFGVDRTVYTLLAHAYEEDEVDGEERMYLSLSPGVAPRDVGVFPLVSNVDELVDLADDIVADLRAAGFSVVYDDSGSIGRRYRRQDEVGTPFCVTVDRDGLEGGGETTVTIRERDSGRQVRAPVGALADELGAVRRGDRTFDELADEYDELADA; via the coding sequence ATGGCTGAGGACCGAACCGAGGGCGAACGCCTCACTGAACTGGCGAAGCGCCGCGGCTACTACTTCGGGTCCAGCGACGCCTACGGCGGCGCCTCGGGGTTCTACACCTACGGCCCGCAGGGCGCCGCGCTGAAGTCCAACGTCGAGGACGCCTGGCGCGACCGCTTCGCGACCCAGGAGGGCAACATGGAGATAGACGCCCCGACCATCATGCCCGAACCCGTCTTCGAGGCGTCCGGTCACCTCGACGGCTTCGACGACATGCTCGTCGAGTGTGCCGAGTGCGGCGAGTCACACCGCGCGGACCATCTCATCGAGGACAACTCGGAGATGGAGGACGCCGAGACGCTCTCGCTCGAAGAGGCGGCCGAGGAGATAGCCAGCCTCGAACTCGTCTGTCCGAACTGCGGCGCGGACCTCGCCGGCCAGTCGGTGACGAACTTCAACCTCATGTTCGAGACGAACATCGGCCCCGGGTCCTCCACGCCCGGCTACCTCCGCCCGGAGACGGCGCAGGGCATCTTCGTGGAGTTCCCCCGTATCAAGGAGTACGCGCGCAACCGCCTCCCGTTCGGCGTGACGCAGGTGGGTCGGGCCTACCGCAACGAAATCTCCCCGCGCAAGAGTATCGTCCGCACGCGCGAGTTCACGCAGGCGGAGTTGGAGCAGTTCATCGACCCCGAGCGAGACGAACCGGACCTCTCGGCCGTCGAGGACGTCGAACTGCTGCTCTACCCGGCGACCGAACAGGAGAGAGAGGACGGCGACTACGTCGAGAAGACCGTCGGCGACGCCGTCGAGGAGGGCGTAATCGGCAACGCGTGGTTAGGCTACTTCCTCGGCATCGCACAGGAGTGGTACGAGCGAATCGGCGTCGACATGGACCGCTTCCGGTTCCGCCAGCATCTCGCGGGCGAACGCGCCCACTACTCGTCGGACTGCTGGGACGCCGAGAGCGAGGTGGACGGCGACTGGATAGAGATTGCGGGCTTCTCGTATCGCTCGGACTACGACCTCTCGAAGCACGGCGAACACGCCGACGACGACTTCACCGTCTTTCGGCAGTACGACGAACCCGAGACGGTCGAACGCGCCGTCGTCGACCCCGACATGTCCGTCCTCGGTCCCGAGTTCGGCGGCGCCGCCGGCGACGTGAAGGAGGCGCTGGAGTCGTTGGCCGAACGCGACCCCGAGGCGTTCGAAGGCGAGAGCGTGACCGTCGAGGCGGACGGCGAGGAGTTCGCCGTCCCGACGGACGTGGCGAACTTCGCCGTCGAGGAGCAGACCATCAGCGGCGAACACATCACGCCGCACGTCGTCGAACCCTCCTTCGGCGTCGACCGGACGGTGTACACCCTCCTCGCGCACGCGTACGAGGAGGACGAGGTCGACGGCGAGGAGCGGATGTATCTCTCCTTGTCGCCGGGCGTCGCCCCCCGCGACGTGGGCGTGTTCCCCCTCGTGAGCAACGTCGACGAACTGGTCGACCTCGCGGACGACATCGTCGCGGACCTCCGCGCGGCCGGGTTTTCCGTCGTCTACGACGACTCCGGCAGCATCGGCCGCCGCTACCGCCGGCAGGACGAGGTCGGCACGCCGTTCTGCGTCACCGTCGACCGCGACGGACTCGAGGGCGGCGGCGAGACCACCGTCACCATCCGCGAACGCGACTCCGGCCGGCAGGTCCGCGCGCCCGTCGGCGCCCTCGCCGACGAACTCGGTGCCGTGCGGCGCGGCGACCGGACGTTCGACGAACTGGCCGACGAGTACGACGAGCTAGCGGACGCCTGA